CATCGGCCGCTTCCGGCGGCGCATCGAGGAACTGCTGGTCAACAGCGAATGGGCCGTCACGCAGGTCATTGCCGAAGTCACGAGCATCTTCGACCACGTGGAAGACCCCTACCTGCGCGAGCGACGCCGCGACTTCGAATACGTCGAGCGACGCCTGCTCCACAATTTAATGGGCGTCAAACAGCAGAGCCTCGAAGATATCACCGAACCGGTCATCCTCGTGGCGCACGACCTCTCGCCTGCCGACCTGGCACACATCAACCGCGATTCGATTCTCGGCATCGTCACCGATGTCGGAGGCGCCACTAGCCACACGGCCATTCTCGCCCGCGCCATGGAATTGCCGACCGCCATCGGCCTGGAAAGAGTCACCGAGTACGTCAAAACGGGCGACTTGATCATCCTCGATGGTTTCGAAGGCAAGGTATTTCTCAATCCGTCCCTGGAATTGATCGCCGACTACGAAACCCGGCGGCAGTACCACGAGCAGTTTGAGGAAGGTCTGCGGCAGATTCGCGATCTGCCCACCCAAACCTCCGATGGACACGCGGTGGTGCTGGCGGCGAACATCGAGTTGCCCAGCGAGTTGGACACGGTACTCAGCAACGGTTTGACGCAAATCGGTCTTTTCCGCACCGAATTTCTCTTCCTGTTTAGTTCCCACACGCCGACCGAGGAAGAACAATTCGAGGTTTACCGCAACGTCGTCCAGCGGCTCGGCGATGGGGGCGTGACGACCATCCGCACCATCGACCTGGGCGGGGACAAGGTCGACTTCGCCGAGGAATATTTCCAGCAAGAAGCCAACCCCGCCATGGGCCTGCGCGCGATTCGGCTATGCCTGGCGTACCCGGATATCTTCCGCGTGCAGTTGCGCGCCATCTTACGCGCCAGCGCCTTCGGCAAAGTGCGCATCATGTTCCCGATGATCAGCGGGCTGGAAGAAATGCGCATCGCCAAGCGTATCGTGGCCGAAGTGGCTGATGAACTTCGGACCGACGGCATCGCGTTCGACGAAAACATCCAAACCGGCATCATGATCGAAACGCCCGCCGCCGCCGCCGTCGCCGATTTGCTGGCGCCGGAAGCCGACTTCTTTTCCATCGGAACCAACGACTTGATTCAATACACCTTGGCCGTTGACCGCGGCAACGAACACGTCAACTACTTGTTCCACCCTCTGCACCCGGCGGTGTTACGCGCGGTGCGGCGGGTTGTGGAATGCGGTCACGAGCAAGGCATCCCCGTGGCTGTGTGCGGCGAAATGGCCGGCGAGCCGGCGTTCGTGAAGGTCCTACTCGGCCTCGGTGTGGACGAGTTGTCGATGTCGCCCAACCGTGCTTTGCGCATCAAGCGGTTGATCGCCCGCTTCTCCCGGGAAGAGGCGCGGCAGCTCGCTCAAGAAGCGCTCAAGCTACCCACGGTGGCGCAGATCAACGACCTGATCCTCTCGCACATGCACACGCACTACCGCGAAGACTTCGAATTAGACGACGCCGACGGCTACAATTAACCGGATTTACGCGCAGATGATTTCGAATTGTTCCAGGTGGAACGACGAGTTGTCTTTGATCGTAATGTCGGTTCCACAGGATTCCTCGAGGAATTCAACTCCCGCCCGCTCTTCTTCGTAAAGCAGATCCGCGATTTCCGGATGCACGTGCAGGATGATCGACTTGCTGCAACTGGACGCCACCTCTTTTTTTATCTCGCGGAAAATCTCGCCACAGATCGCGGTCTTGCTCTTCACGTATCCCTTGCCCTCGCAATACGGGCAGGGTTCGGAAAGAACTCGCGCGATGGACTCCCGGGTCCGCTTGCGCGTCATCTCGACCAACCCGAGTTCCGAAATCTTCAGAATATTCGTCTTGGCGCGGTCCCGCGTCAGTTGCTCTTGCAGGGCTCTAAACACCTTCTCGCGGTTGCCTTCCTTCTCCATGTCGATGAAATCGATAATGATCAGGCCGCCGATATTGCGTAGGCGAAGCTGGAAGCATATTTCCTTGATCGCCTCCAGATTCGTTTTCAGGATCGTATCCTCGAGATTGTGCTTGCCG
The DNA window shown above is from Candidatus Lernaella stagnicola and carries:
- the ptsP gene encoding phosphoenolpyruvate--protein phosphotransferase: MTSPTGRLTELQGLSGAPGIALGRAYHIDRPHIRVPHHKIEASGVEHELQRLNSSLALSRHQLTEAKAKLDLEEHAQILDAHLSLFKDPELIGRFRRRIEELLVNSEWAVTQVIAEVTSIFDHVEDPYLRERRRDFEYVERRLLHNLMGVKQQSLEDITEPVILVAHDLSPADLAHINRDSILGIVTDVGGATSHTAILARAMELPTAIGLERVTEYVKTGDLIILDGFEGKVFLNPSLELIADYETRRQYHEQFEEGLRQIRDLPTQTSDGHAVVLAANIELPSELDTVLSNGLTQIGLFRTEFLFLFSSHTPTEEEQFEVYRNVVQRLGDGGVTTIRTIDLGGDKVDFAEEYFQQEANPAMGLRAIRLCLAYPDIFRVQLRAILRASAFGKVRIMFPMISGLEEMRIAKRIVAEVADELRTDGIAFDENIQTGIMIETPAAAAVADLLAPEADFFSIGTNDLIQYTLAVDRGNEHVNYLFHPLHPAVLRAVRRVVECGHEQGIPVAVCGEMAGEPAFVKVLLGLGVDELSMSPNRALRIKRLIARFSREEARQLAQEALKLPTVAQINDLILSHMHTHYREDFELDDADGYN